The Haladaptatus cibarius D43 genome window below encodes:
- a CDS encoding protein-L-isoaspartate O-methyltransferase family protein, producing MEPAVLRDDMVASLEHEMKGLVRSDNVGLALRTVPRHEFVPIDAEQGAYADKSFDHRGTRILAPSIVARLLEALDVREDDSVLVVGAGAGYTSAVLAEIVGECNVHAIDITRTIVYEARENLETAGYGGVFVDCGDGADGLPEYAPFDRILVEAAAIEPPRTLVSQLADDGRLVIPLGSGIQRLTAVEPSDSDSGTPETVGEFGKTAFAPLLVEGEQSDTLERNRTNREDREFAERHAQTRRGWEHEWIDWDGYS from the coding sequence ATGGAACCGGCGGTACTGCGCGACGATATGGTCGCCAGTTTGGAACACGAAATGAAGGGGTTGGTGCGGAGTGACAACGTCGGTCTGGCGCTTCGAACTGTACCCCGCCACGAGTTCGTGCCGATTGACGCCGAGCAAGGCGCGTACGCAGACAAGTCGTTCGACCACCGCGGGACGCGAATCCTCGCGCCGAGCATCGTCGCCAGACTTCTCGAAGCGCTCGACGTGCGGGAAGACGATTCAGTTCTCGTCGTCGGTGCAGGTGCGGGCTACACGTCCGCAGTGTTGGCGGAAATCGTCGGCGAATGCAACGTCCACGCAATCGACATTACGCGAACTATCGTCTACGAAGCCCGAGAAAACCTCGAAACTGCGGGCTACGGCGGCGTCTTCGTCGATTGCGGCGACGGTGCCGATGGCTTACCGGAGTACGCGCCGTTCGACCGAATCCTCGTAGAGGCGGCGGCTATCGAACCACCGCGAACGCTCGTTTCGCAACTCGCCGATGACGGCAGACTGGTCATTCCACTTGGAAGCGGCATCCAGCGACTCACCGCCGTCGAACCTTCCGATTCGGATTCCGGCACTCCCGAAACCGTCGGTGAGTTCGGGAAAACCGCCTTCGCGCCGCTTCTCGTGGAAGGCGAACAGTCCGATACTCTTGAGCGCAACCGAACCAACCGCGAAGACCGTGAATTTGCAGAGCGCCACGCTCAAACCCGGCGCGGATGGGAACACGAGTGGATAGATTGGGACGGCTACAGCTAG
- a CDS encoding Ig-like domain-containing protein, whose protein sequence is MSIRQRFRSDNRAIEGLPIRLVIALVVGVASLSVMMNMLSGLNGLAVSELDAKPEPEVIEPGQQAVEIAVIDADGNPVADATVVVKSDSARLENIETATTESDGRAHLSIHPSLGANQDDGTLDIDIKPPAGSEFADKRENTRILVVSD, encoded by the coding sequence ATGTCCATACGTCAGCGATTTCGCTCCGACAATCGTGCAATCGAAGGGCTTCCGATTCGACTGGTCATCGCGCTCGTCGTCGGCGTCGCCAGTCTCTCAGTCATGATGAACATGCTGTCCGGACTCAACGGCTTGGCCGTGAGCGAACTCGATGCGAAACCCGAACCCGAAGTCATCGAACCGGGACAGCAGGCGGTCGAAATCGCCGTCATCGACGCGGATGGAAACCCCGTGGCGGACGCAACCGTCGTGGTGAAAAGCGATTCGGCGAGACTGGAGAACATCGAAACCGCCACGACGGAAAGCGATGGTCGAGCGCATCTCTCGATACATCCCAGTCTCGGGGCGAATCAGGACGACGGAACGCTCGATATCGACATCAAACCACCTGCCGGAAGCGAATTTGCCGACAAGCGCGAAAACACTCGAATACTGGTCGTCAGCGATTGA
- a CDS encoding CHY zinc finger protein, which produces MPTIYGTEVHGVEVDEETRCSHYDTERDVIAIRFPCCNDYYPCFRCHDEVANHPRETWPENQRDAEAVLCGVCGSELTIAEYLGCESRCPECGAEFNPGCANHYHLYFEG; this is translated from the coding sequence ATGCCGACTATCTACGGAACCGAAGTTCACGGCGTCGAAGTAGACGAAGAGACACGATGCTCCCATTACGACACGGAACGAGACGTGATTGCGATTCGGTTTCCGTGCTGTAACGACTATTATCCCTGTTTTCGGTGTCACGACGAAGTGGCCAACCATCCGCGAGAGACGTGGCCGGAAAATCAGCGCGATGCGGAGGCGGTGCTGTGCGGAGTTTGCGGTTCCGAACTGACGATTGCCGAATATCTGGGCTGTGAATCTCGGTGTCCCGAGTGTGGTGCGGAGTTCAATCCGGGCTGTGCGAACCATTACCATCTGTATTTCGAAGGGTAA
- a CDS encoding class I SAM-dependent methyltransferase — MDYRELCLLWAARETDIIETVMFDAGTVEEIAEETDITERAARITLEAMVEMGFLERLGEKYEATNRALGLFAKTGVRSIGSVPHQMDCLSRWVELPETMRTGSPPETPENWTQNFMGAMATVDETTVRSCVTEAVHEYPDANRVLDVGGGPGIFAKEFARRGFEVTLIDQSDVIDIDSRFLEHEPIELVSGDVTDALPTGFDLAFCSRVAHALGPEENRNLLQNAFGALEPGGVAVFIDQLRGRAEEAALMGAHMLAQTDNGDTYTANQFEDWFADAGFVTFEIRDVPGTNQQAIVGHRPRN, encoded by the coding sequence ATGGACTACCGCGAACTCTGTCTGTTGTGGGCGGCCCGCGAGACGGACATCATCGAGACGGTCATGTTCGACGCAGGGACAGTTGAGGAAATTGCCGAGGAAACCGACATCACCGAGCGCGCCGCGAGAATCACGCTCGAAGCGATGGTCGAGATGGGCTTTCTCGAACGATTGGGCGAGAAGTACGAGGCGACAAACCGCGCGCTCGGCCTCTTTGCGAAAACCGGCGTTCGCTCGATTGGGAGCGTTCCGCACCAGATGGACTGTCTCTCTCGGTGGGTCGAACTGCCGGAAACGATGCGAACCGGCTCACCGCCCGAAACGCCGGAGAATTGGACGCAAAATTTCATGGGCGCGATGGCAACCGTAGACGAAACCACGGTTCGGTCGTGCGTCACCGAGGCTGTGCACGAATATCCCGACGCAAACCGGGTTCTCGACGTGGGCGGCGGCCCCGGAATCTTCGCCAAGGAGTTCGCCCGGCGGGGATTCGAGGTGACGCTAATCGACCAGTCCGACGTTATCGACATCGACAGTAGATTTCTCGAACACGAACCCATCGAACTGGTTTCCGGCGACGTAACAGACGCACTCCCGACGGGATTCGACCTCGCGTTCTGCTCGCGGGTTGCCCACGCGCTCGGGCCGGAAGAAAACCGGAATCTCCTCCAGAACGCTTTCGGAGCACTGGAACCCGGCGGAGTCGCGGTTTTCATCGACCAACTTCGAGGGCGCGCGGAAGAGGCCGCACTAATGGGTGCGCACATGCTCGCCCAAACCGATAACGGCGACACCTACACCGCGAACCAGTTCGAAGACTGGTTCGCGGATGCGGGGTTCGTAACCTTCGAAATCCGCGACGTTCCGGGCACGAATCAGCAAGCAATCGTCGGGCACAGGCCGCGCAATTGA
- a CDS encoding protein-L-isoaspartate(D-aspartate) O-methyltransferase, with the protein MSDRGNGGFEDEREVLVAQLADRDRIQQETTLSALHSTPRHEFVPQHRQREAYDDRPLPIGENQTISAPHMVAVMTDLLNLSPGDRVLEIGTGCGYHAAVTAEIVGSENVFSVEYHESLAQATRNRFRRLSHSDRFDYDDISIRVGDGHDGWPEHAPYDAVYLTCAASNFPSSPVEQVRPGGRLLAPLGDDPQVLVLAEKQDNGSLARESHGFVRFIPMQGE; encoded by the coding sequence GTGTCCGACCGCGGTAACGGCGGGTTCGAAGACGAACGAGAAGTGCTCGTCGCCCAACTCGCCGACCGCGACAGAATCCAGCAGGAGACGACGCTTTCGGCACTTCATTCTACTCCCCGTCACGAGTTCGTTCCCCAACACCGACAGCGGGAGGCCTACGACGACCGGCCGCTTCCGATTGGAGAAAACCAGACCATCAGCGCGCCGCACATGGTCGCGGTTATGACCGATTTGCTAAACCTGTCGCCCGGTGACCGAGTCCTCGAAATTGGAACCGGGTGTGGCTATCACGCCGCCGTGACCGCCGAAATCGTCGGTTCGGAAAACGTCTTCAGCGTCGAATATCATGAATCGCTGGCGCAGGCGACACGCAACCGATTTCGACGGCTTTCACACTCCGACCGATTCGACTACGATGACATCTCGATTCGCGTCGGCGACGGACACGACGGTTGGCCCGAACACGCGCCCTACGACGCCGTCTATCTGACTTGCGCCGCATCGAATTTCCCGTCTTCTCCCGTCGAGCAAGTTCGTCCCGGCGGTCGTCTCCTCGCACCGCTCGGAGACGACCCGCAGGTACTCGTCCTCGCGGAAAAGCAAGACAATGGCTCACTCGCCCGCGAATCGCACGGCTTCGTCCGGTTCATTCCGATGCAGGGAGAGTAG
- a CDS encoding ATP-binding protein, whose translation MTEVLGRTGDDGISGHLGHYRARDGSAGASVRIDLDSPHVALVVGKRGYGKSYTLGVLVEELGEADGVAPVVADPMGAFTTFAKISGFEVISTPRVSANALPPRAWCDLLSLDHERPTGSLVWRAATESKALTEMKDFVAEADANRATRRAARNHLALAESWDIFSPDGITAADCVEPTSGIVLDCSGYDESAMNAVVRAVAEDLYRARIVESVRKLPWLVVDEAHAFFGGVANPALRTIITRGRRPGVSFVAATQRPAVLPEVAVSQSDLLVAHRLTSRNDRDALAHARPAYMQGSFADRMPETPGSAVVVDDATESVHAVRIRKRQVEHGGGSPSASGACSGESEPNSPATELRKR comes from the coding sequence ATGACGGAGGTTTTGGGACGAACTGGCGACGACGGAATTTCAGGACACCTCGGACACTACCGCGCCAGAGATGGCAGTGCGGGTGCGTCAGTGCGAATCGACCTCGATAGTCCGCACGTCGCGCTGGTGGTCGGAAAGCGAGGCTACGGAAAATCGTACACGCTCGGCGTGCTGGTCGAAGAACTCGGGGAAGCAGATGGAGTCGCGCCGGTCGTCGCCGACCCGATGGGCGCGTTCACCACGTTTGCGAAAATTTCGGGGTTCGAGGTGATTTCCACGCCACGCGTCTCCGCCAACGCACTCCCGCCGCGGGCGTGGTGCGATTTGCTTTCCCTCGACCACGAACGTCCGACTGGGTCGCTGGTGTGGCGGGCGGCAACCGAATCCAAAGCGCTGACGGAAATGAAGGATTTTGTTGCCGAGGCCGATGCGAACCGGGCGACTCGCCGTGCGGCGCGAAACCACCTTGCACTTGCGGAGTCGTGGGACATCTTTTCACCGGATGGCATTACTGCGGCGGACTGTGTCGAACCGACATCCGGCATCGTCCTCGACTGTTCGGGCTACGACGAATCGGCGATGAACGCCGTCGTTCGGGCGGTTGCGGAGGATTTGTACCGCGCCCGTATTGTCGAGTCGGTTCGCAAACTGCCGTGGTTGGTGGTGGACGAAGCACATGCCTTCTTCGGCGGCGTCGCTAACCCTGCGCTCAGAACCATCATCACCAGAGGACGGCGTCCCGGCGTGAGTTTTGTCGCGGCGACACAGCGACCTGCCGTGCTACCCGAGGTTGCGGTTTCCCAATCCGACTTGCTCGTAGCCCATCGGTTGACCTCGCGCAACGACCGGGATGCGCTCGCACATGCCCGTCCGGCCTACATGCAAGGGTCGTTTGCCGATAGAATGCCGGAAACCCCCGGTTCCGCGGTCGTCGTGGACGATGCGACCGAAAGCGTTCACGCGGTTCGGATTCGAAAACGGCAGGTCGAACACGGCGGCGGCAGTCCGAGCGCGAGCGGTGCCTGTTCTGGCGAGAGTGAACCGAATTCGCCTGCGACCGAACTTCGAAAAAGATAG
- a CDS encoding HVO_0476 family zinc finger protein, whose translation MSETAERVAVVCPSCSPNAETVHEVLKPGGQATVRCTECSHVHKTKIERVQTEEIDVIVSQEGESFSAKADVPVEETLAVGEEFVLETDEAIFVVRITSLEQDKNRRVEDSVAEDVETIWTRAVDNVSVNVTIHPNDGRRDNSRGVKVNIPGDYEFVVGETEELANEEFTIDGILVTDDASGYNHDRLDFDGDTVIAKDVKRIYAEDESSTAWSAW comes from the coding sequence ATGAGCGAAACAGCGGAACGTGTGGCAGTGGTTTGCCCATCCTGTTCCCCCAACGCCGAAACCGTCCACGAGGTCCTCAAACCGGGTGGCCAAGCGACGGTTCGTTGTACCGAGTGCAGTCACGTCCACAAGACGAAAATCGAACGCGTACAGACCGAGGAAATCGACGTTATCGTCTCCCAAGAGGGCGAGTCGTTCTCCGCGAAGGCCGACGTGCCGGTCGAAGAAACGCTGGCGGTTGGCGAGGAGTTCGTCCTCGAAACCGACGAGGCCATCTTCGTGGTCAGAATCACGAGCCTCGAACAGGACAAAAACCGCCGCGTCGAGGACTCGGTGGCGGAGGATGTCGAAACCATCTGGACGCGCGCAGTGGACAACGTCTCTGTCAACGTGACGATTCATCCGAACGACGGTCGCCGAGACAACTCCCGCGGGGTCAAGGTGAACATTCCGGGCGACTACGAGTTCGTCGTCGGCGAGACCGAGGAGTTGGCGAACGAGGAGTTCACCATCGACGGCATCCTCGTCACGGACGACGCGAGCGGCTACAATCACGACCGACTGGATTTCGACGGCGACACGGTCATCGCAAAGGACGTAAAGCGCATCTACGCCGAGGACGAGAGTTCGACCGCTTGGTCGGCGTGGTAA